DNA sequence from the Atribacteraceae bacterium genome:
GAGCAAGACGAAGCGCTGGAAAGTGGTAGAAATTGTCCGGAAAGCTCAGGTTGAAGGAGGAGAAGAACATGATTCAACCCAGGACAATGCTTGAGGTTGCCGACAACTCGGGAGCAAAGAAAATAATGTGTATTCGGGTCATGGGCGGCTCAAATGCCCGTTACGCCAGCATCGGCGACACCATCATAGCCTCAGTCAAGGAAGCGGAACCCCGGGCGAACGTCAAGAAAGGTGAAGTGGTCAGGGCTGTTGTGGTCAGGACCCGCAAGGAAATCGGACGATCCGATGGAACCTACATCCGTTTCGACAACAATGCGGCGGTCTTGATCAACAACCAGAACATCCCGCGGGGAACTCGCATTTTCGGACCGGTGGGCAGAGAACTGCGGGATCGTCAATTCATGCGGATTATTTCCCTGGCCCCGGAAGTGGTCTGAACGGGGGATGAAGCCAAACCGCCATAACCTGTATTTATAGAGGAGTGAACAACATGGCTCGAGTCAATAAACCCAAAGTCAGGATTCCCCCGATCAA
Encoded proteins:
- the rplN gene encoding 50S ribosomal protein L14, yielding MIQPRTMLEVADNSGAKKIMCIRVMGGSNARYASIGDTIIASVKEAEPRANVKKGEVVRAVVVRTRKEIGRSDGTYIRFDNNAAVLINNQNIPRGTRIFGPVGRELRDRQFMRIISLAPEVV